A part of Ascochyta rabiei chromosome 3, complete sequence genomic DNA contains:
- a CDS encoding cytoskeletal protein binding protein, variant 2 produces the protein MLDAGCTPAGAGWVHLSAAGLDVDQRLPFAAAQHEHSHSPHTPVFGPPRPSKQLVRTCSVLARCCSTARALEAQDDPRRPRPRSSSSACASPPSIGIRIPPKPTHTPPPPLSVSHSRCAAPPDATMVFLGIYRALYDYVPQSDNEIALTEGDLLMVVEKSADDDWWKAKKKGHDEEQEEPEGLIPNNYIEEADPVSHAKALYDYTRQTDEELSFQEDAILDVYDVSDPDWALVGFGGDYGFAPANYIELVKGGAPAAAAAAAAATAAPPAPPAATSPGLPNRRAIPAAPESDDEQDPPTPDSPPRPSPAAALAGIIQKKSEQTAPRSTISPPPNVSAAPRKRVQFTPEESDEEAPPPRLPNRRASQTLSPEPQYASARSPSPDRVRSPPTRSRTFDAYDPPPRDPSPNTPLSGSGYHLYNIYEYLTQPGKNKKMPITLGINIPRGMIMMAPEKARDGPQEEWSADKMEYYSQEGKHIFMELKQPSKSVDLHCGAKDTATEIMSALGELAGAAKGAGLREVLAAGSGHSNVQKKGVMLFDFMAQGDDEVTVGLGDEILLLDDSASDEWWKVRRLKNGKEGVVPANYVEITKTVPASTPASVARSGTTAGRSVVDQNRRDEEDMARQASRRDRPRSDARSDQRSSMRESSARDSKSSSSKPSSKSSSKPNASKLRTWTDRSGSFKVEAEFILLKEGKIHLHKVNGVKIAVPVTKMSVEDLEYIEQVTGESLDDDKPLSDIKKKSTLRANERGAASSPGISVQKKPSYDWFDFFLKCGVNPQICERYAQAFEKDQMGEENLPDITPALLRTLGLKEGDILRVTKHLDSHYNRSAGEASAEGAAGGLFSGPGGTLRNNTRKGRPAPPVETSNEIDPKAFEQKSDETVKKPTDATRTPLASAPVPEKRSEAANGFDDNAWDVKPTRQTAPAPATAASPPPAQTAPPAPKPPALTGSMNDLSLLDMPALKPEEMPKAPAPTPAPAPAPAPAEPAPAPAPPSQPTGATMSLFDQVAAIKAMTQPQSMAPPRMRPQAPQQTGPGGLIAPPPQRSTSAPQNPQQNSAFGPPPALMPQLTGYQGNSNMPQMAPPGQSLSDQQNMLNMQRMQQQMTGFPQQNSGYNHFPQNGLIAQPTGFPPPQNGFAPFQQPQPTGFQQPMQTGFGQQGFQQGFGNGSPFADPPRAPFQPQPTGYHSFQPSPLNPQATGVNQFLPPALQPQPTGFGQSPPPMPPMPPMPSMPTAQALVPQKTGPAPAIRFGVQPAKKLAPQPTGKASLANASTSLSRYSFFEHELTCIPAPQNPFGF, from the exons AAGCTCCAGCGCATGCGCCTCGCCGCCATCCATCGGCATCCGCATACCACCCAAGCCCACACACACTCCCCCTCCCCCCCTCTCCGTCTCTCACAGCAGGTGCGCCGCGCCGCCCGACGCCACGATGGTGTTCCTCGGCATCTACCGCGCACTCTACGACTATGTGCCTCAGAGCGACAACGAGATTGCGCTGACCGAGGGCGACCTGCTGATGGTCGTGGAGAAGTCGGCCGACGACGACTGGTGGAAGGCCAAGAAGAAGGGCCACGACgaggagcaggaagagcccgAGGGCCTCATCCCGAACAATTACATCGAGGAG GCCGACCCCGTCTCCCACGCCAAGGCTCTCTACGACTACACGCGCCAGACCGACGAAGAGCTGTCGTTCCAGGAAGACGCCATACTCGACGTGTACGACGTCTCCGACCCCGACTGGGCCCTGGTCGGCTTTGGCGGCGACTACGGCTTCGCTCCTGCCAACTACATCGAGCTCGTCAAGGGTGGAGCgccggcggcagcagcagcagcagcagcagcaacagcagcaccaccagcaccgccCGCAGCGACATCGCCCGGCCTGCCCAACCGCCGTGCCATTCCTGCAGCGCCCGAGTCCGACGACGAGCAGGATCCCCCCACACCAGACAGTCCTCCGCGCCCGAGCCCCGCCGCTGCCCTTGCCGGCATCATCCAGAAGAAGTCGGAGCAGACAGCGCCGCGCTCGACCATCTCGCCTCCACCAAACGTGAGCGCTGCCCCTCGAAAGCGCGTCCAGTTCACGCCCGAAGAGTCCGACGAAGAGGCCCCGCCACCTCGCCTGCCCAACCGCCGTGCTTCGCAGACGCTCTCGCCCGAGCCGCAATATGCCTCTGCGCGCTCTCCTTCGCCCGACCGCGTCAGGTCGCCCCCAACACGGAGCCGCACGTTCGATGCCTACGACCCCCCGCCGCGCGACCCCTCGCCAAACACACCGCTCTCAGGCTCCGGCTACCATCTCTACAACATCTACGAGTACCTGACGCAGCCTGGGAAAAACAAGAAGATGCCCATCACGCTAGGCATCAATATCCCCCGAGGCATGATCATGATGGCTCCAGAGAAGGCGCGCGACGGCCCGCAAGAGGAGTGGTCGGCAGACAAGATGGAATACTACTCGCAGGAGGGGAAGCACATCTTCATGGAGCTGAAGCAGCCGAGCAAGAGTGTAGATCTCCACTGCGGCGCCAAGGACACTGCCACAGAGATCATGTCGGCGCTGGGCGAGCTGGCAGGTGCTGCCAAGGGCGCAGGTCTGCGCGAGGTGCTTGCTGCAGGCTCCGGACACTCCAACGTACAGAAGAAGGGAGTCATGCTCTTCGACTTCATGGCCCAGGGCGACGACGAGGTCACCGTAGGTCTGGGTGATGAGATCCTGCTTCTCGACGATTCCGCCAGCGATGAGTGGTGGAAGGTCCGGCGATTGAAAAACGGCAAGGAGGGTGTCGTTCCAGCTAACTACGTCGAGATCACAAAGACTGTCCCCGCTTCCACTCCCGCATCTGTCGCTCGATCTGGGACAACCGCCGGTCGATCCGTCGTGGACCAGAACAGACGGGACGAAGAGGACATGGCTCGTCAAGCTTCGAGACGAGACAGGCCAAGGAGTGATGCGCGAAGTGATCAG AGATCAAGCATGCGTGAGAGCTCCGCCAGAGACTCCAAGTCCTCGTCGTCTAAGCCATCGTCCAAGTCGTCTTCCAAGCCAA ACGCTTCGAAGCTGCGCACATGGACCGATCGTTCCGGCTCCTTCAAAGTCGAAGCCGAGTTTATCCTGCTCAAGGAAGGCAAGATTCACTTGCACAAAGTCAATGGCGTTAAGATTGCTGTGCCAGTTACGAAAATGTCAGTCGAAGACTTGGAATACATTGAGCAAGTCACAGGCGAGTCGCTGGACGACGACAAACCACTCTCGGACATCAAGAAAAAGAGTACCCTCCGCGCCAACGAGAGGGGTGCTGCCTCATCGCCTGGTATCTCGGTTCAGAAGAAGCCGAGCTATGACTGGTTCGATTTCTTCCTAAAGTGCGGCGTCAATCCTCAGATCTGCGAGCGCTATGCCCAAGCTTTCGAGAAGGACCAGATGGGCGAAGAGAACCTGCCAGATATCACACCTGCCCTTCTACGCACCCTGGGGCTTAAGGAAGGCGACATCCTTCGTGTGACCAAACACCTAGACAGCCACTACAACCGTAGTGCTGGTGAAGCTAGCGCAGAGGGTGCTGCTGGAGGACTGTTCTCTGGTCCCGGTGGCACCTTGCGAAACAACACCCGGAAGGGACGTCCAGCTCCGCCTGTAGAGACGAGTAACGAGATCGACCCAAAGGCGTTCGAGCAAAAGTCGGACGAGACCGTGAAGAAACCGACAGATGCTACCAGAACTCCACTGGCATCTGCCCCTGTTCCAGAGAAGAGGTCAGAGGCGGCTAATGGATTTGACGATAATGCATGGGACGTCAAGCCTACCAGGCAGAccgcaccagcaccagcaacagcagcctCACCGCCTCCAGCGCAGACGGCGCCGCCTGCACCGAAACCGCCTGCACTGACTGGCTCGATGAATGACCTGTCTCTGCTGGACATGCCCGCACTTAAACCTGAAGAAATGCCAAAAGCACCAGCCCCGACCCCTGCACCGGCTCCCGCTCCCGCTCCCGCAGagcctgctcctgctcctgctccacCATCCCAGCCGACAGGAGCCACAATGTCTCTGTTCGATCAAGTTGCTGCCATCAAGGCGATGACGCAGCCTCAGAGCATGGCGCCACCACGGATGCGACCCCAAGCTCCCCAGCAGACTGGACCCGGTGGGCTCATTGCTCCCCCACCACAGCGATCCACTTCTGCGCCGCAGAACCCGCAGCAGAACAGTGCTTTTGGTCCTCCACCGGCTCTCATGCCCCAGCTTACTGGCTACCAAGGCAACTCAAACATGCCGCAGATGGCTCCTCCCGGACAAAGCTTGAGCGACCAGCAGAACATGCTGAACATGCAGCGAATGCAACAACAGATGACTGGCTTCCCGCAACAGAACTCTGGATACAACCACTTCCCGCAGAACGGACTGATAGCTCAACCAACAGGCTTCCCACCACCCCAGAATGGGTTCGCGCCCTTCCAGCAGCCACAACCCACCGGTTTCCAGCAGCCAATGCAGACCGGATTTGGCCAGCAAGGCTTCCAGCAAGGTTTCGGAAACGGCAGCCCATTCGCAGACCCACCACGGGCGCCATTCCAGCCTCAGCCCACGGGCTACCACTCTTTCCAGCCATCGCCGCTCAACCCCCAGGCTACGGGTGTCAACCAATTCCTCCCTCCAGCTCTCCAGCCTCAGCCTACCGGGTTTGGACAGAGCCCCCCTCCCATGCCGCCGATGCCGCCGATGCCATCGATGCCCACAGCGCAGGCGTTGGTGCCGCAAAAGACTGGCCCTGCCCCAGCCATCCGATTCGGAGTACAGCCGGCAAAGAAGTTGGCACCGCAGCCAACGGGGAAGGCCAGCCTTGCCAATGCTAGTACGTCACTTTCTCGGTACTCATTCTTCGAACATGAACTGACTTGTATCCCAGCTCCTCAGAACCCCTTTGGCTTTTAG
- a CDS encoding cytoskeletal protein binding protein — translation MLDAGCTPAGAGWVHLSAAGLDVDQRLPFAAAQHEHSHSPHTPVFGPPRPSKQLVRTCSVLARCCSTARALEAQDDPRRPRPRSSSSACASPPSIGIRIPPKPTHTPPPPLSVSHSRCAAPPDATMVFLGIYRALYDYVPQSDNEIALTEGDLLMVVEKSADDDWWKAKKKGHDEEQEEPEGLIPNNYIEEADPVSHAKALYDYTRQTDEELSFQEDAILDVYDVSDPDWALVGFGGDYGFAPANYIELVKGGAPAAAAAAAAATAAPPAPPAATSPGLPNRRAIPAAPESDDEQDPPTPDSPPRPSPAAALAGIIQKKSEQTAPRSTISPPPNVSAAPRKRVQFTPEESDEEAPPPRLPNRRASQTLSPEPQYASARSPSPDRVRSPPTRSRTFDAYDPPPRDPSPNTPLSGSGYHLYNIYEYLTQPGKNKKMPITLGINIPRGMIMMAPEKARDGPQEEWSADKMEYYSQEGKHIFMELKQPSKSVDLHCGAKDTATEIMSALGELAGAAKGAGLREVLAAGSGHSNVQKKGVMLFDFMAQGDDEVTVGLGDEILLLDDSASDEWWKVRRLKNGKEGVVPANYVEITKTVPASTPASVARSGTTAGRSVVDQNRRDEEDMARQASRRDRPRSDARSDQVGPGLPLPARGSSLLQTSSDHPRPSQRSSMRESSARDSKSSSSKPSSKSSSKPNASKLRTWTDRSGSFKVEAEFILLKEGKIHLHKVNGVKIAVPVTKMSVEDLEYIEQVTGESLDDDKPLSDIKKKSTLRANERGAASSPGISVQKKPSYDWFDFFLKCGVNPQICERYAQAFEKDQMGEENLPDITPALLRTLGLKEGDILRVTKHLDSHYNRSAGEASAEGAAGGLFSGPGGTLRNNTRKGRPAPPVETSNEIDPKAFEQKSDETVKKPTDATRTPLASAPVPEKRSEAANGFDDNAWDVKPTRQTAPAPATAASPPPAQTAPPAPKPPALTGSMNDLSLLDMPALKPEEMPKAPAPTPAPAPAPAPAEPAPAPAPPSQPTGATMSLFDQVAAIKAMTQPQSMAPPRMRPQAPQQTGPGGLIAPPPQRSTSAPQNPQQNSAFGPPPALMPQLTGYQGNSNMPQMAPPGQSLSDQQNMLNMQRMQQQMTGFPQQNSGYNHFPQNGLIAQPTGFPPPQNGFAPFQQPQPTGFQQPMQTGFGQQGFQQGFGNGSPFADPPRAPFQPQPTGYHSFQPSPLNPQATGVNQFLPPALQPQPTGFGQSPPPMPPMPPMPSMPTAQALVPQKTGPAPAIRFGVQPAKKLAPQPTGKASLANATPQNPFGF, via the exons AAGCTCCAGCGCATGCGCCTCGCCGCCATCCATCGGCATCCGCATACCACCCAAGCCCACACACACTCCCCCTCCCCCCCTCTCCGTCTCTCACAGCAGGTGCGCCGCGCCGCCCGACGCCACGATGGTGTTCCTCGGCATCTACCGCGCACTCTACGACTATGTGCCTCAGAGCGACAACGAGATTGCGCTGACCGAGGGCGACCTGCTGATGGTCGTGGAGAAGTCGGCCGACGACGACTGGTGGAAGGCCAAGAAGAAGGGCCACGACgaggagcaggaagagcccgAGGGCCTCATCCCGAACAATTACATCGAGGAG GCCGACCCCGTCTCCCACGCCAAGGCTCTCTACGACTACACGCGCCAGACCGACGAAGAGCTGTCGTTCCAGGAAGACGCCATACTCGACGTGTACGACGTCTCCGACCCCGACTGGGCCCTGGTCGGCTTTGGCGGCGACTACGGCTTCGCTCCTGCCAACTACATCGAGCTCGTCAAGGGTGGAGCgccggcggcagcagcagcagcagcagcagcaacagcagcaccaccagcaccgccCGCAGCGACATCGCCCGGCCTGCCCAACCGCCGTGCCATTCCTGCAGCGCCCGAGTCCGACGACGAGCAGGATCCCCCCACACCAGACAGTCCTCCGCGCCCGAGCCCCGCCGCTGCCCTTGCCGGCATCATCCAGAAGAAGTCGGAGCAGACAGCGCCGCGCTCGACCATCTCGCCTCCACCAAACGTGAGCGCTGCCCCTCGAAAGCGCGTCCAGTTCACGCCCGAAGAGTCCGACGAAGAGGCCCCGCCACCTCGCCTGCCCAACCGCCGTGCTTCGCAGACGCTCTCGCCCGAGCCGCAATATGCCTCTGCGCGCTCTCCTTCGCCCGACCGCGTCAGGTCGCCCCCAACACGGAGCCGCACGTTCGATGCCTACGACCCCCCGCCGCGCGACCCCTCGCCAAACACACCGCTCTCAGGCTCCGGCTACCATCTCTACAACATCTACGAGTACCTGACGCAGCCTGGGAAAAACAAGAAGATGCCCATCACGCTAGGCATCAATATCCCCCGAGGCATGATCATGATGGCTCCAGAGAAGGCGCGCGACGGCCCGCAAGAGGAGTGGTCGGCAGACAAGATGGAATACTACTCGCAGGAGGGGAAGCACATCTTCATGGAGCTGAAGCAGCCGAGCAAGAGTGTAGATCTCCACTGCGGCGCCAAGGACACTGCCACAGAGATCATGTCGGCGCTGGGCGAGCTGGCAGGTGCTGCCAAGGGCGCAGGTCTGCGCGAGGTGCTTGCTGCAGGCTCCGGACACTCCAACGTACAGAAGAAGGGAGTCATGCTCTTCGACTTCATGGCCCAGGGCGACGACGAGGTCACCGTAGGTCTGGGTGATGAGATCCTGCTTCTCGACGATTCCGCCAGCGATGAGTGGTGGAAGGTCCGGCGATTGAAAAACGGCAAGGAGGGTGTCGTTCCAGCTAACTACGTCGAGATCACAAAGACTGTCCCCGCTTCCACTCCCGCATCTGTCGCTCGATCTGGGACAACCGCCGGTCGATCCGTCGTGGACCAGAACAGACGGGACGAAGAGGACATGGCTCGTCAAGCTTCGAGACGAGACAGGCCAAGGAGTGATGCGCGAAGTGATCAGGTAGGACCCGGTCTGCCTTTACCCGCCCGTGGTTCTAGTCTTCTGCAAACAAGCTCTGACCATCCTCGTCCTTCACAGAGATCAAGCATGCGTGAGAGCTCCGCCAGAGACTCCAAGTCCTCGTCGTCTAAGCCATCGTCCAAGTCGTCTTCCAAGCCAA ACGCTTCGAAGCTGCGCACATGGACCGATCGTTCCGGCTCCTTCAAAGTCGAAGCCGAGTTTATCCTGCTCAAGGAAGGCAAGATTCACTTGCACAAAGTCAATGGCGTTAAGATTGCTGTGCCAGTTACGAAAATGTCAGTCGAAGACTTGGAATACATTGAGCAAGTCACAGGCGAGTCGCTGGACGACGACAAACCACTCTCGGACATCAAGAAAAAGAGTACCCTCCGCGCCAACGAGAGGGGTGCTGCCTCATCGCCTGGTATCTCGGTTCAGAAGAAGCCGAGCTATGACTGGTTCGATTTCTTCCTAAAGTGCGGCGTCAATCCTCAGATCTGCGAGCGCTATGCCCAAGCTTTCGAGAAGGACCAGATGGGCGAAGAGAACCTGCCAGATATCACACCTGCCCTTCTACGCACCCTGGGGCTTAAGGAAGGCGACATCCTTCGTGTGACCAAACACCTAGACAGCCACTACAACCGTAGTGCTGGTGAAGCTAGCGCAGAGGGTGCTGCTGGAGGACTGTTCTCTGGTCCCGGTGGCACCTTGCGAAACAACACCCGGAAGGGACGTCCAGCTCCGCCTGTAGAGACGAGTAACGAGATCGACCCAAAGGCGTTCGAGCAAAAGTCGGACGAGACCGTGAAGAAACCGACAGATGCTACCAGAACTCCACTGGCATCTGCCCCTGTTCCAGAGAAGAGGTCAGAGGCGGCTAATGGATTTGACGATAATGCATGGGACGTCAAGCCTACCAGGCAGAccgcaccagcaccagcaacagcagcctCACCGCCTCCAGCGCAGACGGCGCCGCCTGCACCGAAACCGCCTGCACTGACTGGCTCGATGAATGACCTGTCTCTGCTGGACATGCCCGCACTTAAACCTGAAGAAATGCCAAAAGCACCAGCCCCGACCCCTGCACCGGCTCCCGCTCCCGCTCCCGCAGagcctgctcctgctcctgctccacCATCCCAGCCGACAGGAGCCACAATGTCTCTGTTCGATCAAGTTGCTGCCATCAAGGCGATGACGCAGCCTCAGAGCATGGCGCCACCACGGATGCGACCCCAAGCTCCCCAGCAGACTGGACCCGGTGGGCTCATTGCTCCCCCACCACAGCGATCCACTTCTGCGCCGCAGAACCCGCAGCAGAACAGTGCTTTTGGTCCTCCACCGGCTCTCATGCCCCAGCTTACTGGCTACCAAGGCAACTCAAACATGCCGCAGATGGCTCCTCCCGGACAAAGCTTGAGCGACCAGCAGAACATGCTGAACATGCAGCGAATGCAACAACAGATGACTGGCTTCCCGCAACAGAACTCTGGATACAACCACTTCCCGCAGAACGGACTGATAGCTCAACCAACAGGCTTCCCACCACCCCAGAATGGGTTCGCGCCCTTCCAGCAGCCACAACCCACCGGTTTCCAGCAGCCAATGCAGACCGGATTTGGCCAGCAAGGCTTCCAGCAAGGTTTCGGAAACGGCAGCCCATTCGCAGACCCACCACGGGCGCCATTCCAGCCTCAGCCCACGGGCTACCACTCTTTCCAGCCATCGCCGCTCAACCCCCAGGCTACGGGTGTCAACCAATTCCTCCCTCCAGCTCTCCAGCCTCAGCCTACCGGGTTTGGACAGAGCCCCCCTCCCATGCCGCCGATGCCGCCGATGCCATCGATGCCCACAGCGCAGGCGTTGGTGCCGCAAAAGACTGGCCCTGCCCCAGCCATCCGATTCGGAGTACAGCCGGCAAAGAAGTTGGCACCGCAGCCAACGGGGAAGGCCAGCCTTGCCAATGCTA CTCCTCAGAACCCCTTTGGCTTTTAG